The following proteins come from a genomic window of Rhodothermales bacterium:
- a CDS encoding DivIVA domain-containing protein codes for MKLTPLDIKKQEFTRTFRGIDPQEVQGFLDMVADQWGSLLDENRRLEQNIRDMDSKLIHYRKIEEALQEALETARDNSHRTIENAQREAQIILKEARAEAEEIRGKAFNEHKRLKTDVSKIAGRRDEIMARLRAFLMSELEILARFEGQDPIGFIRLAAPDKRKLERPTMRSMEEYDSRDDVHEDEPPYSHSPGDGRPAQQAAPPVVERTPPPARPAPVVDRTPPPVERPAPPHV; via the coding sequence ATGAAATTAACCCCGCTCGACATTAAGAAACAGGAGTTCACCCGGACATTCCGAGGCATCGATCCTCAGGAGGTTCAGGGTTTTCTCGATATGGTGGCCGATCAGTGGGGGAGCCTGTTGGATGAAAACCGCCGGCTCGAACAGAACATCCGGGATATGGACTCCAAGCTCATCCATTACCGGAAGATCGAGGAGGCCCTGCAGGAGGCCCTCGAAACCGCCCGCGACAACTCGCACCGGACGATCGAGAACGCCCAGCGCGAAGCGCAGATCATCCTGAAAGAAGCCCGCGCCGAGGCGGAAGAAATCCGAGGCAAGGCGTTTAACGAGCATAAGCGGCTGAAGACGGATGTCTCCAAGATCGCCGGCCGGCGGGACGAAATCATGGCCCGGCTGCGGGCATTCTTGATGTCCGAACTGGAAATTCTTGCCCGCTTCGAGGGCCAGGACCCGATCGGGTTCATCCGCCTCGCCGCGCCCGATAAAAGAAAGCTCGAGCGCCCGACGATGAGATCGATGGAGGAGTACGATTCGCGGGACGACGTACACGAGGACGAGCCGCCCTATTCCCATTCCCCCGGCGACGGTCGACCGGCCCAGCAGGCCGCTCCGCCCGTGGTCGAGCGGACCCCTCCGCCAGCGCGCCCGGCCCCGGTGGTGGACCGCACGCCTCCGCCCGTGGAACGTCCGGCCCCGCCGCACGT
- a CDS encoding YggS family pyridoxal phosphate-dependent enzyme has product MERVPGHLTTRLQEIEQHIVRACERAGRERSSVTLVAVTKTYPIAVVLEAMAAGVQHFGENRVQELTQKVREIQGATGGDGVFWHMIGHIQRNKVRDVVACADFVHSVDRLELAEELDARAQAAGRRMPCFVQVNVSGEASKFGADPDALAGLLEGLRRLQTLDVLGFMTLASPTDDPESVRPEFRRLREVFDRARSDYSHLAGMNALSMGMSGDFEVAIEEGATHVRIGSALFGPRS; this is encoded by the coding sequence ATGGAACGCGTACCCGGCCACCTGACTACACGTTTGCAGGAGATCGAACAGCACATTGTCCGCGCCTGTGAACGTGCGGGGCGCGAGCGGTCGTCGGTGACGCTGGTGGCGGTTACTAAGACGTACCCGATCGCGGTCGTTCTAGAGGCGATGGCCGCCGGTGTACAGCATTTTGGCGAAAATCGCGTCCAGGAACTGACGCAAAAAGTCCGCGAAATACAGGGGGCCACAGGGGGGGACGGGGTGTTCTGGCACATGATTGGACACATCCAGCGCAATAAAGTCCGAGACGTCGTGGCCTGCGCGGATTTTGTACACAGCGTCGACCGTCTGGAGCTGGCCGAGGAGTTGGACGCGCGGGCGCAGGCCGCCGGCCGCCGGATGCCCTGTTTCGTACAGGTCAACGTCTCGGGAGAGGCCTCCAAGTTCGGCGCCGACCCGGACGCCCTGGCCGGACTGCTCGAGGGCCTCAGGCGGTTGCAGACGTTGGATGTACTCGGATTTATGACGCTGGCCTCGCCGACCGACGATCCTGAATCCGTTCGGCCGGAGTTTCGTAGGTTGCGAGAGGTGTTCGATCGCGCTCGGAGCGACTATTCCCATCTCGCCGGCATGAATGCGTTGTCGATGGGCATGAGCGGGGACTTCGAGGTGGCGATCGAAGAAGGAGCCACGCATGTCCGGATCGGAAGCGCTCTTTTCGGACCCCGGTCCTGA
- a CDS encoding FtsX-like permease family protein: protein MALRDSRGSRRRLLLFVSSMVLGVAALVAIRSFGDNLERAVDNEASALFGADMSLERGGPFSEATEALIDSLGGRQARRISFASMAFFPRVQGARLATVRAIDEGYPFYGAIETDPPEAAVAYHRDGAALLDGALLEQFGVRVGDTVQVGNVSYPIAGEIIKTPRESAAFALFSPRIFISSAGLDTLLLQRGSRADYEVYFLFEDGRDVEQTVESIRPHLDEERVGIDTVAEVKDDWNEGLSNLYRFLGLVGLVALLLGGVGVASTVHVYITQRIETVAVLRCLGARSTPTFLIFLVQAGVMGALAAAIGCTIGVGIQYLVPTLLAEVLPVAVAVTLSWPAIALGFGVGLGVAVLFSLLPLLAVREVSPLLTLRRSYEATPSAGSVWLRRGIYVIIALVVAGLSIIQAPEWEVGLGYAAAVTIVFGMLALVAKGIIHFAPRLMPASWSYPWRQGLSNLYRPNNQTLMLMLALGLGTFLIMTLYLAQQTLMAQIQVAGGEGRPNTVLFDIQKVQIGGVREIVLQQGLEIIEEVPIVTMRLARVKGDDVEAMRRDTTRQGGGWALRREYRSSYRGAMNDAETLEAGAFIGTVAADAEIVPISVEQDLARELNVGLGDTLVWDVQGLPITTYVSSLRSVDWQRFQTNFFVIFPEGVLEAAPQFFVMLTRTAGDVEAGSLTAALFNGYPNVSSIDLTLVLNIFDTIYERIAFVLRFMALFSLCTGMIVLVAAVTVSRFQRIEESVLLKTLGASRRQLIRIMLIEYLFLGFFATATGMLLALASSAALALFVFDTPFVPSLGPIVLIGLLITGLTLVIGLLNSRGIYARPPLEVLRAER, encoded by the coding sequence ATGGCCTTACGAGACAGCCGCGGCAGCCGCCGGCGGTTGTTGTTGTTTGTGTCGTCCATGGTGTTGGGGGTGGCGGCCTTGGTGGCCATTCGCTCGTTTGGCGATAACCTGGAGCGGGCGGTAGACAACGAGGCGTCGGCGTTGTTCGGGGCGGATATGAGCCTCGAGCGGGGCGGACCCTTCAGCGAGGCCACCGAGGCGTTGATCGATTCCCTCGGGGGCCGGCAAGCGCGACGCATCTCGTTTGCCTCGATGGCGTTTTTCCCTCGTGTTCAGGGGGCGCGGCTCGCCACGGTTCGCGCGATCGATGAGGGGTATCCGTTTTACGGCGCCATCGAGACGGACCCACCCGAGGCGGCGGTCGCGTATCACCGCGACGGCGCGGCGTTGCTGGATGGGGCGCTGCTCGAGCAGTTCGGGGTACGTGTGGGAGATACTGTGCAGGTGGGAAATGTGTCCTATCCGATCGCCGGCGAAATCATCAAGACCCCCCGCGAGTCCGCCGCGTTTGCGCTGTTTAGTCCGCGTATCTTCATCTCCTCCGCCGGCCTGGACACGCTGCTGCTCCAGCGCGGTAGCCGGGCCGACTACGAGGTGTATTTCCTGTTCGAAGACGGGCGGGATGTGGAGCAGACGGTCGAGTCGATTCGCCCCCATCTCGACGAGGAGCGGGTGGGAATAGATACCGTGGCCGAAGTGAAGGACGATTGGAACGAAGGCCTCAGCAACCTCTACCGATTTCTCGGCCTCGTCGGTCTGGTGGCGCTTCTGCTGGGCGGCGTTGGAGTCGCCAGCACGGTGCACGTCTACATCACCCAGCGGATCGAAACCGTGGCCGTGCTGCGGTGCCTCGGCGCCCGATCGACGCCGACATTCCTGATCTTCCTTGTCCAGGCCGGCGTCATGGGCGCACTGGCCGCCGCCATCGGTTGCACGATCGGGGTCGGCATCCAGTACCTGGTGCCCACGTTGCTGGCGGAGGTGCTGCCCGTGGCGGTTGCCGTAACCCTGTCCTGGCCGGCCATCGCCCTCGGGTTTGGCGTCGGGCTCGGGGTGGCGGTGTTGTTCTCTCTGCTGCCCCTGCTGGCGGTGCGTGAGGTGTCGCCCCTGTTGACGCTGCGGCGGTCCTACGAGGCGACGCCTTCGGCCGGCAGCGTCTGGCTGCGCCGGGGCATTTATGTCATTATCGCGCTGGTCGTGGCAGGTCTGTCGATCATCCAGGCGCCGGAGTGGGAAGTGGGCCTCGGGTATGCCGCCGCCGTCACCATCGTCTTCGGGATGCTGGCGCTGGTAGCGAAGGGGATCATCCATTTCGCGCCGCGCCTGATGCCGGCGAGCTGGTCGTATCCCTGGCGCCAGGGCCTCTCAAATCTGTACCGGCCGAACAACCAGACGCTGATGTTGATGCTGGCGCTGGGACTCGGCACGTTCCTCATCATGACACTCTACCTGGCTCAGCAGACCTTGATGGCGCAGATCCAGGTCGCCGGCGGCGAGGGCCGGCCGAATACCGTCTTGTTCGACATTCAAAAGGTGCAGATCGGCGGCGTGCGCGAAATCGTCCTGCAGCAGGGGTTGGAAATCATCGAAGAGGTGCCCATCGTAACCATGCGGCTCGCGCGGGTAAAGGGCGACGATGTCGAGGCCATGCGGCGCGACACGACGCGGCAGGGTGGGGGCTGGGCGCTGCGGCGGGAGTACCGGTCGTCCTACCGCGGGGCCATGAACGATGCGGAGACCCTGGAGGCCGGCGCCTTTATCGGCACGGTTGCCGCCGACGCGGAGATCGTGCCGATCAGCGTCGAGCAGGATCTGGCCAGAGAGTTGAACGTGGGCCTCGGCGACACCCTCGTGTGGGACGTGCAGGGGCTGCCGATCACGACGTATGTGTCCAGCCTGCGGTCGGTGGACTGGCAACGGTTTCAGACCAACTTTTTTGTCATCTTCCCCGAAGGCGTGCTTGAGGCGGCGCCGCAATTTTTTGTGATGCTGACCCGGACGGCCGGCGACGTCGAAGCGGGTTCGCTCACCGCCGCGTTGTTTAACGGGTACCCGAACGTTTCGTCGATCGATCTGACGCTGGTGCTGAATATCTTCGACACGATCTACGAGCGGATCGCGTTTGTGCTGCGGTTCATGGCGCTCTTCAGCCTGTGTACGGGGATGATCGTACTCGTGGCGGCGGTCACGGTAAGCCGGTTCCAGCGCATCGAAGAGAGTGTGTTGCTCAAGACGCTGGGGGCGTCCCGCCGACAACTCATCCGGATCATGCTCATCGAGTACCTGTTCCTGGGCTTTTTTGCGACCGCGACGGGGATGCTTCTCGCCCTGGCCAGCAGCGCGGCGCTCGCCCTATTCGTGTTCGACACCCCCTTTGTACCCTCACTCGGCCCGATCGTGCTAATCGGCCTCCTCATCACCGGTCTCACCCTCGTCATCGGCCTGCTTAATAGCCGCGGCATCTACGCGCGGCCGCCGCTGGAGGTGCTGAGGGCGGAACGGTAA
- a CDS encoding ABC transporter ATP-binding protein: protein MQGTPVLELIDIAKTYQSGGRPLTVLKEISVTLNEGDTCAIVGPSGSGKTTLLGLCAGLDAPSTGTIRLCGVEIGRLTEDERAAVRNEQVGFIFQSFQLIPTLSALENVMVPAELRGDRQAAGRARDLLAQVGLADRMHHYPKQLSGGEQQRVGIARAFINQPRILFADEPTGNLDSDTGAVIEGLLFDLNARAGTTLVLVTHDIDLASRTERIIRLRGGAVVSDTKKEEAISQ, encoded by the coding sequence ATGCAAGGGACACCTGTCCTCGAACTGATCGACATCGCGAAGACCTACCAGAGCGGCGGGAGGCCGCTGACGGTCCTCAAAGAGATTTCCGTCACGCTCAACGAAGGCGACACGTGCGCCATCGTCGGGCCTTCAGGGAGTGGCAAAACCACCCTACTCGGCCTGTGCGCCGGCCTGGACGCTCCTTCCACGGGGACGATCCGGCTCTGCGGCGTCGAAATAGGCCGGCTCACGGAAGACGAACGGGCCGCGGTACGCAACGAACAGGTCGGGTTCATCTTCCAGTCGTTTCAGCTCATCCCCACGCTGTCGGCGCTTGAAAATGTGATGGTGCCGGCGGAATTGCGGGGGGACCGACAGGCCGCGGGCCGCGCGCGAGATCTTCTGGCGCAGGTCGGCCTCGCCGATCGCATGCACCACTACCCGAAACAGCTTTCCGGCGGCGAGCAGCAACGTGTCGGCATCGCGCGCGCCTTCATCAACCAGCCGCGCATCCTCTTCGCCGATGAACCCACGGGCAACCTGGACTCCGATACCGGCGCCGTCATCGAGGGGCTCTTATTCGACCTCAACGCCCGCGCCGGCACCACGCTCGTGCTCGTCACCCACGACATCGACCTCGCCAGCCGCACCGAACGCATCATCCGCCTCCGCGGCGGCGCCGTGGTTTCGGATACGAAGAAAGAGGAGGCGATTAGCCAATAG
- a CDS encoding arylesterase, producing the protein MKKSRVFRFFLPLLLLIAACGGREEAAPAPAEIATPPAGLARQTILVLGNSIAAGLGVEPEESFPGRLQQFIDSTGLAFEVVNAGVSGETTAGGLGRIDWLLRQRVDVLIIELGGNDGLRGTVPEATKANLVAIIERTRDRYPEADILLAGMQMPPNLGQLYTERFREIFPEIAAEHDTHLVPFLLDRVGGVASLNQPDGIHPTPEGHHIVAETVWRYLEPVLRARML; encoded by the coding sequence ATGAAAAAAAGTCGCGTTTTTCGGTTCTTCCTCCCCCTTCTCCTGCTCATTGCCGCATGTGGCGGCCGGGAGGAGGCCGCGCCGGCGCCGGCCGAGATCGCCACGCCGCCGGCAGGCCTGGCGCGACAGACCATCCTCGTCCTCGGCAACAGCATCGCCGCCGGCCTGGGCGTCGAACCGGAGGAGTCCTTCCCCGGGCGTTTGCAGCAGTTCATCGACTCCACCGGGCTCGCTTTCGAGGTCGTGAACGCGGGTGTGTCGGGCGAAACCACGGCCGGCGGGCTGGGCCGAATCGACTGGCTCTTGCGGCAACGCGTCGATGTGCTCATCATTGAACTCGGGGGCAACGACGGGCTGCGCGGCACCGTCCCGGAGGCGACCAAGGCGAACCTCGTGGCGATCATCGAGCGCACCCGCGACCGGTACCCGGAGGCGGACATCCTGCTCGCCGGCATGCAGATGCCGCCCAACCTCGGCCAGCTGTATACAGAACGCTTCCGGGAGATCTTCCCCGAGATCGCCGCCGAACATGACACCCACCTCGTCCCATTCCTGCTGGACCGCGTCGGTGGCGTGGCCAGCCTCAACCAGCCGGACGGCATCCATCCTACTCCCGAGGGGCATCACATCGTGGCCGAGACCGTCTGGCGCTATCTCGAACCGGTGCTGCGTGCGCGGATGTTATAG
- a CDS encoding DUF2339 domain-containing protein, whose translation MSSNQDPSYDKRLEQLERTVAHLEYTISRLQERLTSSNAPVPPRRPAHHEGSDPRPGTSRLLADVKPAPASETPVPAERPGRVRPMYALNADRWMNRVGLAFVLFGIVFGIKYFLDQAWFTPLLRVLSGLSAGALLTLAGFHWHRKRTRLAQVLLCAGVAMLYLTAFAAYQLYFIVPYPVAYFGMFAVSVGAFLLSIKRDDPVVSILAVFGGLVTPFIMHSQGDNLFGIISYTSLILTGAAVIYWFTGWRSLLFLSAIGGWIVIILCYLNVGLYFESVAADRWLLLFGVLLGWVLFWAMPVVRGILRARYPERYAAPPPVRAVGYFFNHPALPLSVATPLLTFVFSMLIWDLSDNLWGWIALEAAAIYGFLYLYIRGRDLNHLAQMQGFAASVLLVMGLFLLFKEYALLVALASAAAVMRHVARLMKDRIMSFNSHALFLVVISWLTMRLLNVDVAGTPVMNLPALCELAVIVLCASMAPILRRSWMYLIYLFCAHFLFLGWVYREVGSMYGGEALVTAIWTGYGIILFAFSYWNSALLLRRVGIGTLGLTLSKFFLFDLDTVDPLVRVILFLGFGISFLGLSSLLPRLIARNVRISQAPAADATETEGKR comes from the coding sequence ATGAGCTCGAATCAGGACCCGTCATACGACAAGCGCCTTGAGCAGCTCGAACGGACCGTGGCCCATCTCGAGTACACGATTTCGCGGCTCCAGGAGCGGCTGACGAGCAGTAACGCCCCTGTTCCACCGCGCCGACCGGCGCACCACGAAGGTTCGGATCCGCGGCCCGGCACCAGCCGGCTATTGGCCGACGTCAAGCCCGCGCCGGCCTCGGAAACACCCGTCCCGGCTGAACGACCAGGTCGTGTGCGGCCCATGTATGCGCTCAACGCCGATCGGTGGATGAACCGGGTCGGGCTGGCTTTTGTCCTCTTCGGCATCGTGTTCGGCATCAAATATTTTCTCGACCAGGCCTGGTTCACCCCGCTCCTGCGCGTCCTCTCCGGCCTTTCGGCGGGCGCCTTGTTGACACTCGCCGGCTTCCACTGGCACCGGAAGCGCACCCGTCTCGCCCAGGTCCTACTCTGCGCCGGGGTGGCCATGCTCTACCTGACGGCATTCGCCGCCTATCAGCTGTATTTTATCGTCCCGTACCCGGTCGCCTATTTCGGCATGTTCGCCGTATCGGTCGGCGCCTTCCTGCTGTCCATCAAGCGGGACGACCCTGTGGTGTCGATCCTGGCCGTCTTCGGCGGCCTGGTCACGCCTTTCATCATGCACTCGCAGGGCGACAACCTGTTCGGCATCATCAGTTATACGTCGCTCATCCTCACGGGCGCGGCGGTCATTTACTGGTTCACCGGGTGGCGTAGCCTGTTGTTTCTGTCGGCGATCGGGGGCTGGATCGTCATTATCCTCTGCTACCTGAACGTCGGCCTCTACTTCGAATCGGTCGCGGCCGACCGCTGGTTGCTGCTATTTGGCGTGTTGCTGGGCTGGGTGTTGTTCTGGGCGATGCCGGTCGTCCGCGGCATCCTCCGAGCGCGGTATCCCGAGCGATACGCCGCGCCTCCGCCGGTGCGCGCCGTCGGCTACTTCTTCAACCATCCCGCCCTCCCCCTCTCCGTCGCGACGCCGCTGCTGACCTTTGTGTTCAGCATGCTGATCTGGGACCTGTCTGATAACCTGTGGGGCTGGATCGCGCTCGAAGCGGCAGCCATCTACGGCTTCCTCTATCTGTATATCCGCGGACGGGACCTCAACCACCTGGCGCAGATGCAGGGCTTCGCGGCGTCGGTGCTGCTGGTGATGGGTCTGTTTCTCCTCTTCAAGGAATACGCCCTGCTGGTGGCTCTCGCGTCGGCGGCGGCTGTGATGCGTCATGTGGCACGCCTCATGAAGGACCGGATCATGTCCTTCAACTCGCATGCGCTTTTCCTGGTAGTGATCTCCTGGCTGACCATGCGGCTGTTGAATGTGGATGTGGCCGGCACGCCCGTTATGAACCTGCCAGCCCTCTGCGAGCTGGCCGTGATCGTCCTCTGCGCTAGCATGGCGCCCATCCTGCGCCGATCCTGGATGTACCTCATCTACCTCTTCTGCGCCCACTTCCTGTTTCTGGGATGGGTCTATCGCGAGGTGGGCTCGATGTACGGGGGCGAGGCCCTGGTGACGGCGATCTGGACCGGCTACGGCATCATCCTGTTTGCATTTTCGTACTGGAACAGCGCCCTGCTGCTTCGCCGCGTCGGAATCGGGACACTCGGGCTCACCCTCTCCAAATTTTTTCTGTTCGATCTGGATACCGTCGACCCGCTGGTCCGCGTCATCCTCTTCCTCGGCTTCGGGATCTCGTTCCTGGGCCTGAGCTCCCTCCTGCCCCGGCTCATCGCCCGCAACGTGCGCATTTCACAGGCGCCGGCGGCCGACGCTACTGAAACTGAAGGCAAAAGGTAA
- a CDS encoding NAD(P)(+) transhydrogenase (Re/Si-specific) subunit beta — protein MIATLIDLAYLLAASLFIVGMKRLQSPSTARQGNRLSSIAMLIAVLATLFVADILTPVEMLLGLVIGAGIGLVMARRVEMTSMPEMVGALNGLGGIGSTLVAGAELMRYIVWAAEPASVAAPEAPFSAAIGITIFLSILIGTVTFSGSFVAVGKLSGKVSGNPISFPGMRVLTLLLAAVVIAGHVLAAYEAGAFPAHSDWLLWAAAGVVVASLLLGILLVIPIGGADMPVVIALLNSYSGLAASATGFVLDNTALIVSGALVGASGLILTKIMCDAMNRSLINVLLGGFGGDNTADAGESKSNFEGKSVRSTTPEDVAIMLSYAQNVIIVPGYGMAVAQAQHQVRELADVLQSKGVTVKYAIHPVAGRMPGHMNVLLAEANVPYDKLFEMDDINGEFDNTDVTLVIGANDVVNPAARHDKASPIYGMPILNVDKSRNVVILKRSMRPGYSGVENELFFYDNAQLLFGDAKDSIVKLTNEVKAVD, from the coding sequence ATGATCGCTACCCTGATCGATCTTGCTTACTTGCTTGCCGCCTCGCTCTTTATTGTCGGCATGAAGCGTCTCCAGTCGCCATCGACGGCGCGGCAGGGGAACAGGTTGTCGTCGATCGCGATGCTGATCGCGGTGCTGGCGACGTTGTTCGTGGCGGATATTTTGACGCCCGTCGAGATGCTGCTTGGCCTTGTGATCGGCGCGGGCATCGGTTTGGTGATGGCGCGGCGGGTAGAGATGACGTCCATGCCCGAGATGGTGGGCGCGCTGAACGGGCTCGGAGGGATCGGGTCGACGTTGGTCGCCGGCGCCGAACTCATGCGCTACATCGTCTGGGCGGCCGAGCCGGCTTCGGTGGCCGCGCCGGAGGCCCCGTTTAGTGCCGCGATCGGCATCACCATCTTCTTGAGTATCCTCATCGGCACTGTGACGTTTTCAGGCAGCTTCGTCGCCGTGGGCAAGTTGAGCGGGAAGGTGAGCGGCAATCCCATCTCCTTCCCCGGGATGCGCGTGTTGACGCTCCTGCTGGCCGCCGTGGTGATCGCGGGGCATGTGCTCGCGGCGTACGAGGCCGGCGCGTTTCCGGCGCATTCCGATTGGCTGCTGTGGGCGGCGGCCGGCGTCGTCGTGGCTTCGCTCCTGCTGGGTATTCTTCTCGTGATCCCGATCGGCGGGGCGGACATGCCGGTGGTCATCGCACTACTGAACTCGTACTCGGGTCTCGCGGCATCCGCCACGGGGTTTGTGCTGGACAATACGGCGCTCATCGTAAGCGGTGCGCTGGTGGGCGCTTCGGGGTTGATCCTCACCAAGATCATGTGCGACGCGATGAACCGCTCGCTGATCAACGTTTTGCTGGGCGGTTTTGGCGGCGACAACACGGCGGACGCCGGCGAGTCGAAGTCCAACTTCGAAGGCAAATCCGTGCGATCCACAACGCCCGAGGACGTCGCGATCATGCTCAGCTATGCCCAGAACGTGATCATCGTCCCGGGATACGGCATGGCCGTGGCGCAAGCACAGCATCAGGTGCGCGAGCTTGCGGACGTGTTGCAGTCCAAGGGCGTCACCGTGAAATACGCGATCCATCCCGTGGCCGGCCGCATGCCGGGCCATATGAACGTGCTCCTCGCCGAGGCCAATGTGCCGTACGACAAGTTGTTCGAGATGGATGATATCAACGGCGAGTTCGACAATACGGATGTAACGCTGGTCATCGGCGCGAACGACGTCGTAAACCCCGCCGCGCGCCACGACAAGGCCAGTCCGATCTACGGCATGCCTATCCTGAACGTCGACAAGTCCCGCAACGTCGTCATCCTCAAGCGGAGCATGCGCCCCGGCTACTCCGGCGTGGAAAACGAGCTGTTTTTCTACGACAACGCGCAGTTGCTCTTCGGCGACGCGAAGGATTCAATCGTGAAGTTGACCAACGAGGTGAAGGCGGTGGATTGA
- a CDS encoding NAD(P) transhydrogenase subunit alpha, which produces MLENLIIFVLASFIGFEVISKVPQTLHTPLMSGTNAISGITIVGALVAAGMVGGSAAKWLGFAAVIVATINVVGGFLVTDRMLQMFKKKA; this is translated from the coding sequence ATGTTAGAGAATCTGATCATCTTCGTGCTGGCCTCCTTCATCGGGTTCGAGGTGATAAGCAAAGTCCCGCAGACGCTGCACACGCCCCTCATGTCCGGCACCAACGCCATCAGCGGCATCACGATCGTCGGCGCCCTGGTGGCGGCCGGCATGGTCGGTGGCTCCGCCGCGAAATGGCTGGGTTTCGCGGCCGTCATCGTCGCGACGATCAACGTCGTCGGCGGCTTCCTGGTGACGGATCGGATGCTGCAGATGTTCAAGAAGAAGGCTTAA
- a CDS encoding Re/Si-specific NAD(P)(+) transhydrogenase subunit alpha, whose protein sequence is MAFTIGVPAETATDERRVALVPEVVGRLVKKGMEIIVEAGAGAGSYHGDAAFTAAGARIGTRVDAFGADLVLKVAPPSDAEVGMLREGAIYIGFLSPLDAPQVTRSLAAQKVTAFSTELVPRISRAQKMDALSAMSSIAGYKAVLKAAEALPKFFPLLTTAAGTVKPANVLVLGAGVAGLQAIATARRLGAKVWGYDVRDAVREEIESLGATFVQLELETAGSQDAGGYAKALAEEKAHRQTELLVPHIGSSDVVVSTALIPGRRAPLLITEEAVKAMSPGSIVVDLAAANGGNCAFTEPGQTIVKHGVTIMGPTNLPAEMPVHASQMYARVLMAMILDFYKDGAFQLDFGDDIIKGACVTHAGEVVNERVKSLLAA, encoded by the coding sequence ATGGCATTTACGATTGGCGTTCCCGCGGAGACTGCAACAGATGAGCGGCGCGTGGCCCTGGTGCCCGAGGTTGTCGGGCGGTTGGTGAAAAAGGGCATGGAGATCATCGTCGAGGCCGGCGCCGGGGCCGGTTCGTACCACGGTGATGCGGCGTTTACGGCGGCCGGCGCCCGAATCGGCACCCGGGTCGATGCGTTCGGGGCGGACCTCGTACTGAAGGTCGCCCCGCCCTCCGATGCCGAGGTCGGGATGCTTCGCGAAGGGGCGATCTACATTGGATTTCTGAGCCCGCTCGATGCTCCGCAGGTCACCCGCAGCCTCGCCGCGCAGAAAGTCACAGCCTTCAGCACCGAGCTGGTGCCCCGTATTTCGCGGGCCCAGAAGATGGATGCGCTCTCGGCCATGAGTTCGATTGCCGGCTACAAGGCTGTGTTGAAAGCCGCCGAGGCGCTGCCCAAGTTCTTCCCGCTGCTGACCACCGCCGCCGGCACGGTCAAACCCGCCAACGTTCTCGTCCTCGGCGCCGGCGTCGCCGGCCTGCAGGCCATTGCTACGGCCCGCCGACTGGGCGCGAAGGTGTGGGGGTACGACGTGCGCGACGCGGTGCGCGAAGAGATCGAGAGCCTCGGAGCAACGTTCGTCCAGCTCGAACTGGAGACGGCCGGCTCGCAGGACGCCGGCGGGTACGCGAAGGCCCTCGCCGAGGAAAAGGCGCACCGGCAGACCGAGTTGCTCGTGCCGCACATCGGCTCATCGGATGTCGTGGTGTCGACGGCCCTCATCCCCGGCCGGCGCGCGCCGCTGCTCATCACCGAGGAGGCCGTGAAGGCGATGAGTCCGGGATCCATCGTGGTTGATCTCGCCGCCGCGAACGGTGGGAACTGCGCCTTCACCGAACCCGGTCAGACAATCGTCAAACACGGCGTCACCATCATGGGCCCCACCAACCTGCCCGCCGAAATGCCCGTGCACGCCAGCCAGATGTACGCCCGCGTGCTGATGGCCATGATCCTGGATTTCTACAAGGACGGGGCATTTCAGCTGGATTTTGGAGACGACATCATCAAAGGCGCCTGCGTCACCCACGCCGGCGAAGTCGTCAACGAGCGGGTGAAGAGCCTGCTCGCTGCTTGA